From Stigmatopora argus isolate UIUO_Sarg chromosome 14, RoL_Sarg_1.0, whole genome shotgun sequence, the proteins below share one genomic window:
- the gsg1l gene encoding germ cell-specific gene 1-like protein, which translates to MKTTRKCRALLSVGLNLVALLFSTTAFITTYWCEGTQRVPKPNCSAQRRHNCIDYGVNETDQSKVHYSWETGDDRFLFRRFHTGIWYSCEENIHEAGEKCRSFIDLAPASERGVLWLSVVSEVLYILLLVVGFSLMCLELFHSSNVIDGLKLNAFAAVFTVLSGLLGMVAHMMYTQVFQITVSLGPEDWRPHSWDYGWSFCMAWGSFTCCMAASVTTLNSYTKTVIEFRHKRKLFEQGLREEQNFLDQEAFHYFHERPLQSISGTLDVYPGPGALAGHPADPGLGRTKMRSASVDLGENTDSLGEEQC; encoded by the exons ATGAAGACGACGCGCAAGTGTCGCGCGCTCCTGTCGGTGGGTCTCAACCTGGTGGCGTTGCTCTTCTCCACCACGGCTTTCATCACCACGTACTGGTGTGAGGGCACGCAAAGGGTGCCGAAGCCCAACTGCAGCGCGCAGCGGCGCCACAACTGCATCGACTACGGCGTCAACGAGACGGACCAGAGCAAGGTGCATTACAGCTGGGAGACCGGAGACGACCGCTTCCTCTTCCGACGCTTTCACACCGGAATCTGGTACTCGTGCGAGGAGAACATCCACGAGGCAG GTGAAAAGTGTCGCAGCTTCATTGACCTGGCCCCCGCCTCGGAGAGAG GCGTGCTTTGGCTGTCGGTGGTGTCAGAGGTCTTGTACATCCTCCTCCTGGTGGTGGGCTTCAGCCTGATGTGTTTGGAGCTTTTCCACTCCAGCAACGTCATCGACGGACTCAAGCTCAACGCCTTCGCCGCCGTTTTCACCGTTCTGTCCG GTCTTCTAGGCATGGTGGCCCACATGATGTACACCCAAGTCTTCCAGATCACCGTCAGTTTGGGTCCGGAAGATTGGAGGCCTCACAGCTGGGACTACGGATGGTCCTTCTG CATGGCTTGGGGTTCCTTCACGTGCTGCATGGCCGCCTCCGTCACCACCCTCAACTCCTACACCAAAACGGTCATCGAATTCCGCCACAAGCGCAAGCTCTTCGAGCAGGGCCTTCGCGAGGAGCAGAACTTCCTGGACCAGGAAGCCTTCCACTACTTCCACGAGCGCCCCCTGCAGTCCATTTCGGGCACGTTGGACGTCTACCCGGGGCCCGGGGCCCTCGCCGGGCACCCCGCCGATCCGGGCCTGGGCCGGACCAAGATGAGGAGCGCCTCCGTCGACTTGGGCGAGAATACGGACTCGCTGGGGGAGGAGCAATGCTGA
- the hoatz gene encoding cilia- and flagella-associated protein HOATZ, translating into MATVPNNLRSNSPKVSAAMMATPEKSLEPSNLALTVFSGSSPEDVSHARRLWSSLCMPSPLESRLVSADIPQRLPVSRPERSVQPEPARADMPNLFVAQQRQEERQKYMAMAAQRKETLALLRRQREQRIQKELLSAAFKPKASKDNKMSKNKTGELSVEEEMVRQLY; encoded by the coding sequence ATGGCGACCGTTCCAAACAACCTCCGCTCAAATTCTCCCAAAGTTAGCGCGGCCATGATGGCCACTCCGGAGAAAAGCCTCGAGCCGTCCAACCTGGCCTTGACCGTATTCAGCGGTTCCTCGCCGGAGGACGTGTCCCACGCCCGGCGGCTGTGGAGCTCGCTGTGCATGCCGAGCCCGCTCGAGTCCCGCCTGGTGTCGGCCGACATACCGCAGAGGTTACCGGTGTCCCGGCCGGAGCGAAGCGTCCAGCCCGAGCCGGCACGCGCCGACATGCCGAACCTGTTCGTGGCACAGCAGCGGCAGGAGGAACGGCAAAAGTACATGGCCATGGCCGCCCAAAGGAAGGAGACGTTGGCCCTGTTGCGGCGGCAGAGAGAGCAGAGAATCCAGAAGGAGTTGCTCTCCGCGGCCTTCAAGCCCAAAGCGTCCAAAGACAACAAAATGTCGAAAAACAAGACGGGAGAGTTAAGCGTGGAAGAGGAGATGGTCAGACAACTCTATTGA